In a genomic window of Larus michahellis chromosome 3, bLarMic1.1, whole genome shotgun sequence:
- the PLN gene encoding phospholamban, with protein MEKVQYITRSALRRASTIEVNPQARQRLQELFVNFCLILICLLLICIIVMLL; from the coding sequence ATGGAGAAGGTCCAATACATAACCCGCTCTGCTCTGAGGAGAGCCTCAACTATTGAGGTCAATCCACAAGCACGCCAAAGGCTCCAAGAGCTCTTTGTGAATTTCTGCCTGATTTTAATTTGCCTCTTGCTGATCTGTATCATTGTGATGCTCCTCTGA